The following are from one region of the Lytechinus pictus isolate F3 Inbred chromosome 4, Lp3.0, whole genome shotgun sequence genome:
- the LOC135153981 gene encoding calcium-activated chloride channel regulator family member 3-like, with protein MEWIKIIFLIGMPKIFLLGMATGQKNVITLNDGGYSNVLIAIDRKVPEDLTIIENIKTMFTSASQRLYNASRNHVYWKHIKILVPNTWSNLSRFEHSRTESLHSANIIVHHFPDDEPYVENLEGCGKGALSLMHLTPEYILNEQYREDEFGDTDNVLVRSWGYYRWGLFKENYDGKGVSNASYESGSKNDDPNSTGQSREGTRCSLEIKGNLSPSSCTTKQKKDCLFIPDTESEQTAKTSLLFATRKYHVPSISEFCDDGSHNIKAPNLMNNHCCGKSAWKVMTEHTTDFQHVHGEVERHSDITPVFEVLALSSVRSVVLVLDVSSSMLGCKLKRMIQSCKTYISTIPKGSKLGIVTFSTEAVIEAHLTDVKDITSREGLMNALPTNADCDTCIACGIQSAIKVKCKSGIENSFYDCVKYECKKKYQKFTLLI; from the exons ATGGAGTGGATAAAGATTATTTTCTTGATTGGGATGCCCAAGATTTTTCTTCTTGGAATGGCTACCGGTCAGAAGAATGTTATCACCCTGAATGATGGAGGTTATTCGAATGTGCTCATCGCTATCGACAGAAAAGTGCCCGAGGACCTGACCATCATCGAAAATATTAAA ACTATGTTTACATCAGCATCTCAGCGTCTCTACAATGCAAGTAGGAATCACGTCTACTGGAAACACATCAAGATCCTTGTCCCGAACACCTGGTCTAATCTGAGCCGGTTCGAACATTCCAGGACGGAATCGTTGCACTCTGCTAATATCATCGTGCACCACTTCCCAGATGATGAGCCGTACGTTGAAAACCTTGAAGGGTGCGGAAAGGGAGCTCTGAGCCTGATGCATTTAACGCCGGAATATATTCTGAATGAACAGTATAGAGAAGATGAATTCGGAGATACAG ACAATGTCCTAGTCCGAAGTTGGGGTTACTACCGATGGGGATTGTTTAAGGAAAACTACGACGGGAAAGGAGTCAGCAATGCTAGCTACGAATCGGGTTCCAAGAACGATGATCCCAATAGCACCGGTCAATCGAGAGAAGGAACACGCTGCTCTCTCGAGATCAAAGGAAATTTGTCACCTAGTAGTTGTACGACAAAACAGAAAAAGGATTGCCTCTTCATCCCTGATACAGAATCTGAACAGACGGCTAAAACATCCCTGCTCTTTGCGACAAGAAAATATCACGTACCTTCT ATAAGTGAATTCTGCGATGATGGCTCTCACAACATAAAGGCACCAAACCTTATGAACAACCATTGCTGCGGCAAAAGTGCTTGGAAGGTTATGACCGAGCACACCACAGACTTTCAGCATGTCCATGGTGAAGTAGAACGACACTCCGACATCACTCCTGTGTTTGAGGTCCTTGCACTTTCGTCTGTCAGGAGTGTAGTCCTTGTCCTTGACGTCAGTTCGAGTATGCTC GGGTGcaaattaaaaagaatgatCCAATCTTGCAAAACGTACATAAGTACGATTCCAAAAGGTAGCAAGCTTGGAATCGTTACCTTTTCCACGGAGGCTGTAATTGAAGCACATCTTACGGATGTTAAAGATATCACTTCGCGTGAAGGACTCATGAATGCTTTGCCGACAAATGCAGATTGCGATACTTGCATAGCATGTGGGATACAATCAGCAATCAAGGTAAAATGTAAATCTGGCATcgaaaattcattttatgattGTGTAAAATacgaatgtaaaaaaaaatatcagaaatttactttattgatttga